The following coding sequences lie in one Rutidosis leptorrhynchoides isolate AG116_Rl617_1_P2 chromosome 6, CSIRO_AGI_Rlap_v1, whole genome shotgun sequence genomic window:
- the LOC139853018 gene encoding polygalacturonase-like, translated as MVIKHIILLLFIIFQHSLSKVTYNLVNLGAKNNGLVDTKDAFLKAWNLSCAFTSPAIINVPTGKYLIASAVLFSGQTCKSKAITFNISGTLVAPSSYNAIGNDEVWIKFQRVNHLTITGGTLDAQGAPLWACKSSGKTCPNGATTLGIYHSQNVVINKLRSLNSQMFHILLYACTNAKVQGVSILASASSPNTDGIHLQSSTNITILSSKISTGDDCVSIGPGNSNIWIEKVVCGPGHGISIGSLGWELEEAGVQNVTVKTATFVGTQNGVRIKTWARRSNGFVKDVVFEQVTMVNVKTPILIDQNYCPSNENCPEGQVSEVKISNVLYDDIHGTSATQVAVKLDCSTKSPCSGISLQNIKLVYNGQPANSSCSNAVATAYGSPQPTSCM; from the exons ATGGTTATCAAACATATTATACTTTTACTTTTTATCATCTTTCAACACTCATTATCAAAGGTTACATATAACCTCGTAAATCTTGGAGCCAAAAACAACGGTCTAGTAGACACGAAAGACGCATTCTTGAAAGCGTGGAACTTGTCGTGTGCCTTCACTAGTCCTGCGATCATCAATGTGCCAACCGGCAAGTACTTGATTGCTTCTGCAGTCCTATTCTCTGGCCAAACATGTAAGAGCAAAGCAATCACATTTAACATTTCTGGTACGTTAGTGGCACCCTCGAGTTACAATGCTATAGGCAATgatgaagtttggatcaagtttcAACGAGTTAACCATTTGACCATAACCGGTGGAACCCTTGACGCCCAAGGTGCTCCTCTATGGGCTTGCAAATCCTCTGGAAAGACATGTCCTAATGGCGCAACG ACACTTGGAATCTACCATTCACAAAATGTTGTGATCAATAAGTTAAGGTCATTAAACAGCCAAATGTTTCATATTCTCCTCTATGCATGCACCAACGCGAAAGTACAAGGGGTGAGCATTTTAGCATCGGCATCAAGCCCAAACACAGATGGTATCCACTTACAATCTTCCACGAACATCACCATCTTGAGCTCTAAGATCTCTACAGGCGATGATTGCGTCTCGATAGGCCCAGGCAATTCTAATATATGGATAGAGAAGGTGGTATGCGGCCCCGGTCATGGCATAAG CATTGGGAGTCTCGGGTGGGAATTGGAAGAAGCTGGTGTCCAGAATGTAACAGTAAAAACCGCAACATTTGTAGGTACCCAAAACGGTGTACGAATAAAGACATGGGCCAGGCGTAGCAATGGGTTCGTGAAAGATGTTGTTTTTGAGCAAGTGACTATGGTGAACGTAAAAACCCCGATCTTGATAGACCAAAATTACTGTCCTAGCAATGAGAATTGTCCAGAGGGTCAAGTTTCTGAAGTTAAAATCAGTAATGTGTTGTATGATGATATACATGGCACGTCAGCTACTCAAGTGGCAGTAAAGCTTGATTGTAGTACGAAAAGTCCATGCAGCGGAATTAGCTTACAGAATATCAAGCTCGTATATAACGGTCAACCAGCAAATTCGTCTTGCTCTAATGCTGTTGCTACTGCTTATGGATCACCTCAACCTACAAGTTGTATGTAA